TGATTCTCTTGCTGATTTCTGATAGGTagacatttatgtttttataattCCCCACCAGACAGCCCTGCTTCCATCATTGCTTTGCTTGTCTGcgttttctctttatttatctGATGTTGCAATTTAACCAAGGCATGACATCTGCCAGCACAGTGTGTATTGAATACACAAGAGGCAACCGCTGTggcagcaggaggtggagggagggactTTTAAATAGCTGtggtcagacacacagaggcatgccTCAGTGATAAACActatcaagaaaaaaaacagaacagagcaaCATCTAGGGTGTATCCTCTATATGAGCGAAGCGCTCAGCTGagtaaatgaatgcattttccaaactttttaTTTCCATTGCAAAAGTAGCCTAATCAGAAATTAagaatatatgtataaaaagGCCTGGACTGAGAGTGAGAAACGACGCATGTAGAAAACCTCTTTAAGTGAACCTTTCAGCAACAGCACATACATCCTCTTCCTGCTGAGCGTGAAACTTCCTGTTCCAGCCGGGCTGATCAAAGCGTATTTCACAAACTGTAGTTTCTGTGCCTTTGCTTGTGGCGTTTTACCCTGCGAAGCATGGGGAGCACGgtggagatgctgctgttggCCTGGAGTATTCTGGACTCCGGGGTGGGTTCAGCCTTGCTGCCAGAAATCACTGATGGGAGTTTCATTGATGAATGTGTGCGGGAACACAACAGGGCGCGGTCTTCAGTCAGTCCAGCAGCCAGTAACATGCTGTACATGGTAAGCATGACGGGCACTTCCATCTCTCACcatcacaaacacatgacaaGGGCAGTGGTGATATGACCTCGCCAACACCACAACAGGTtgacaaaataatgtgaacacCTAATGGGTGATGGGGAACTCATGCCATAGCATTTTGCATGAATCTGACCAGTAACGAGCATCTTGAAAATGCAGAAGCTGAAATAGAGGAAGCTGTCTTAGCTTACTAGCTGTGTTAGTTCAGGTTTAATTCAGCCCTCCTGTGTTGAGTAGAAACTGAAACAGGATTTTTAGACATTCATGCATCAGGAGGCAACAGGACGTCTCCTGAATGAACTGTGTGAAGTCCAGTCGCCTCTGATGTACTGGAGAAAATTTCAAAACCTCAACAAATACCACAAGAAGGAAGTGAGACAGTTTTTCTTTTGGATGAACCAACCCTTTAAAGGCTCAGTTTAAAAAGAGGGGGGGCCCTACAAGGACAGCTGCTTCatgctcttcatctctgctcaaTCAGACGTGGGATGACGCCTTGGCCATTACTGCGCGAGCTTGGGCCAGACGCTGTCTGTTTGAGCACAACATCTACCTCAAAGACGTCCGCCGCGTGCACCCCACCTTCCCCTCCGTGGGAGAAAACATATGGACGGGCTACCCCCCTTCATCTTTTGATGCGACGCGTGCCATAAAAAAATGGGTGGATGAAAAACAGCACTACGACTACGGCGACAATAACTGCACGAGGGTCTGCGGCCACtacacacaggtgtgtttggaaATATACTGATGACATGCTTGTggtgaattttttttaaagagcttGGGGCACATAAAGGGGAAGTAGTCGCACTGTTTAACACTCAGTCTGCTCAATTCACCCCTTTCGCTGCCTCCAGGTTGTGTGGGCACGCAGCTACAAGGTTGGTTGTGCCGCCCAGCTGTGCCTGAATGGCGTCAAAAACTCTGGCTTTGGCTCTAAAGACAGCGTGATTTTTGTATGCAACTATGCTCCAGCGTAAGTTGAATCCATCTACAAATACACTAACCCTGAGTTTAGAGAAAACTCTTTACATTTTCCATGCAAAGGTGCCACTGGTGAGGAACAAATGGCACCAAAAATGTTGCCTCTCACAAACATCAGCCTTTTTAATGAGGAGTTTTCTCTGGTGACATTGAAAAGCTCTCTGctcagcctgtttgtttgtacCTGCTGGTGTTTGAGGTTGAGGTTGGGTTAAAAGTTTACATCCTGGTTTCAGAAGTGGCGTACATTACTGTCACGTGTTTCCACCGCAACCACCTTTCGAGGTTCAGTACATTAAAGCATTAGCCTGGCagtattctgtttttcttccaaaGCTAGAAAGAATGCATCTACTAACAagaattgtttgtgtgtgtgtgtgtgtgtatatataccTTCTTAaccatatacacacacactttttgtactttttgactcaatcccatCAACACCAAATGTGTACTAATCCACCagtgaaaatagtccccaacaaagACACCATTACCTCCTGCTTGTAAagtttgcagctgttttaagaaattaacaagcattaaaaaaaacccaaaaaactacattttttttttaagattcaCATCTTCAGTGGGAACCAATGGGCTCAAGGCTCAAAGCCACAGTGTGCCAAAGACGGTACTGAGGTGTTCTCACCAAAGATGACTGCAGAATGAGCATTTGCTACCTATAGCATGGGACTGATTGAACGTCCTCATTTCTCATGCAGGGGTAACGTGAATGGATGGAAACCCTATGAATCTCAAGGGGCAGCCTGCTCTGGATGTACAGGCACCTGTGTGGAGGGACTCTGCCGTGAGTGTTCAGTCTCCTTTTTGGTGATGAAAACAATCGCTCATATCCTGATTTAGAATTTCAAGTTTCAAATCACCAAAAGTTTGGGCTAATTCTGCCGCTCTTCACCCAAAGcgcattttatttctttatgttttgtgATTTCTGAGTTTGTCACACCACCATCATTTCCAGGCTGTTTGAAAATCACAAATTTAAGGGAGCCAGAACCACAAAAAAAAGGGCTTCACCATGCATTGTTACTGCTgaggcacaaaaacaagaaaaataaatgtaaaatattgacCCTTTAACAACACATTTCTAATGTGTCTTAATGTCTTTGCAGGTGGCCCAGAACAAACTCCACAGAAAGGTAAGTGGAAGCTGggttagaaaacacacactcaaacttaGCGGGTACGATTATTTGTCATGATAAACCTGATATGGAAACCAATCAGTCTGACTTCCATTTGTGTTCCCAGGCTACAACTGGACCCCCGACTGGGACCTTCCCCAGGCTACCATTCACTCAAACTACGCGGATTATCACTCCAACTATGTGATTATTCTGGTTGTGCGACCCATTGCCCTCATCTTCACCTTCATCGCAGCGTACGCAGTCCACCACTTTTACCCTAATATCTTCTGCTATGAATAGACCACCTGTTGCTACCTGAAAAACATGGACTTCCTCAGCCACTGCTACGATTGGAGATTtgagtttaattaaaatgtttattttctgttcatacACAGCTTGCTGTCACATTAAATTGTCACATGCATTTTACTCACCAGCTTCTTTGTAGAGACACAAGTGACAACACTAGCCACTGGTTTAAGCCATAGACTGACCACTATTActactgtgaaatgtaaaaggAGTCCCTCACAGTTATCACTCGACTCTGCAGTTCTTCTCAGCTCTATGgggcattttagcatctttcagcttattgttttggttttatggcccagAAATTTAATGTTTCGGTTCAGTTCCACTGCTCTCATCCATCCTGTTTACTGACACAGcagttgttttgagtctctggTAAGTTCACGACCTGTCCAGCACCCAATAGCAGACAGAGCAAGCTAACAACTAGCTACAGAGACAAGGCTGCAAATGAAAGCTTATTATTTACTCTGTCTGGATGTTTGCCACCTCAGCTTTATGAGGTTATGATATTTCAGTGCTACATGTCcacaagtggcaaaaaaaaaaatcatttaatagtgatttaatatttaaaaagtcagCTCTGCAAAGacattaatgtgaaaaatagGTTGATGATTATAAACCTGTGACTAGAGTTGCTGTCAAATCCTCATACTGTACCTCTACAATAAAGCTGCTGGGAAAATGTCTTCATGACATGAAGGGATTAAGGAAAACCTACAAAAATAAGATTGTTAAAAatcctttcatttcatttctccatCTGTTTGAGTCTGCCTGCTCCTGAACACATCACTCCtaaggaaggagaaaaatatatattttgaaaCGTATAAATACAGACCGTACAAAATCTGGACAACAGTCAGAAGACGAATAGAgcagacaaaaaggaaaatgtgtgaCATCCTTCACTGGTGGTCAGTTCATCTCCTCTGACAGAACTGGAGGTCTGTCAACCCCCCACAACATGAGGAGTTCAATAAAAAGATCCGTAACAGTGTGTGATGGAATTCATTTTGagccgaacacacacacacactgtatgtgttctTACAGAGTCCTTACTCTGTCCAGTAGGACTGGTACATACACACTCCAACAGTGTTGGAAATGAGTGGTTAGcctttgttttttgatttgctctttttctttttgtcagtgGTGCTGCTGGTTGGAGGAGCGGGGTTCACTGGCGGAGCCCCCAGTTTCTTGGTTTTGGCTTTTTTCACTTTCTCCTTAATGGCCTCGATGTCCAGCTTGCCTTCTGTGGGAGCTGTGACAGAAACAAGGTTGAATAAAGGTGGGATAGAGGTTAGCTGTACTGTTCCAGTGCACAGGGTCAGACAGATTTGCTTTGCTCTCAGGTAAAGGGCTGCTCCTTTGTGTCTACCTTTAGTGGCTTTCTTCAATAAAGGCTTCTCTTTCGGAGGAATGAAGGCTTTGTTCCGCTGTTCCTGCTTCTTAGTCAGCGCTTCTGCTTGTTTCACCTGAGAAAGAGGGACAACGACAGTCACACAATGGATAGTTGTGAGGTTGTTTTTTGACGTATTTTACAGCATTTCTGCCAGTTTAGGAAGTCTTGGGCTTTTAAAATGCTTCCTGGTGCTAATCTAGCTGCTCTTCAACATAACTGTAACTAAGCaacagaaggaagaaaaaaaaaaaagttgtctcCTGGCTTGGCGACAGCTGGACTTCATTACTGTGAGTTCGTTCATGTCAGCAGGCCCGGCAGCAGTGCTCACCTTGATCTcttccatcttcttcctctttttcacaCTTTCACGCAGGAAGAACTCTCCTGTGGCCAGCTCCATGTCGACCTACAAAGATGATCCACAATCAATGTCAAAACATTGGGAAAACATCCCTTTAGCTTTTTTTTGGTTGGTAGTTGACATTAAGATCAATCTTTTTACCAGATAGGCCCCAAAGTTGTAGAAGTAAGTGTGCATACATGTGATATACATGTTCTCTTAGCAATTAAACGAATGTTACTGTTCAGCAAACTCCTGACCTTGCTCTCTGGCTGTGATGGAGGGAACGGCGTGTATTCCTTCTTCACACTCTTCTTCTTAGGCTCCTTGCGCTTGGCCAGGTTCTTGTGGCGGAACTTGGGCAGGAAGCGTTCCCAGCTCTGCATCCGCAGGTCGGGGTCTTTGGACAGCTCCCGTTTGATCATCAGTGTCTGGTGGTTCCGGCCGTCACAGAATATGGGATGAGGCGATGGGGGGTGGGCGGAGTAAAAGTTTTATAAATGTGATACTTCCGTTGCACTGTCAATTCATGGTGTCTGCACTGAAATGTAGTTTATTGCTACTTGTGATTAAGTAATAATATTAAGTCAGGACAGTCCACGACAGTCCCTCGTACATATTAGCGTTTCATTTTCAGTATTGACCAGCATCTTGTTTCAGCCGGAGCCTGATTCCTTCTATCCCTGCACTCTTCATATGCTGTGGTAAGCTAAAAACAAAGCTACAGTTCATGGTAACACGTCACTTCCTGCATGTGTCCTTAACaactgttttaatttgaaggcaGTGGAATGCCTTTACTGTGGAAGAACCACAGGAAATAGTGGCAATGCTAGTAAGATTAGCTTACAACACTTGACTttaaaagaaagtaaaaaaagtaatgtttttcAGCACTTCTTGGCAGGAAGATTAGAATCACTGAATGGATGTAATTAATTGCCTTTAGATGTCACTATGAAGGTACGTCGGTCtgataacagtgtgtgtgggagtgctGCAGAACGTGTGTGACTCTGTGATGCCCTCAGCTCCAGGTTGAGCCAGCCTCGGCGTACAAACCCGGAGAGACTGTTTTTCAGTCAGGAGATCAAGAACAAGGATGGAAAACATCTTCACTGGGCATGAACACACTCTGTCCAAACATGTCTGTCAGCAGTCTGAACGTACCTTGATGTTGTAGATGGGGTGAATGTTCTTCATCGTGTCCATCACCACTTTGCGTACCtgaaaaccagagagagaggcatgaaaaaaaaaaaaagcttctaaATCCAtgcaaaaaaattaattgatttgtgCGTTCAGATGTAATTAAGAGATCAAGGAAGATTTTGATAAACAGATTAAGAATGTACTTGCAAAGACATTAAAAccccaaaatgtttttctgtttcttcgtTGATTTTCATAGTAACTGAATCTGGGtggatttttctttcaaaatgccCCTTTTGAAAAGCCTCTTTTAGATCATATCACATTGGAAAATAACAGATTTCATTTCGtaatgtcacttttcatgacAGTGCTATTGTCAACAGTAAAACAtgacatggaaaaaaacaccactatgaaataaaaacagactacTGAAAAGGGggcattttgaaataaaacacattatgaaATAACCA
This region of Chelmon rostratus isolate fCheRos1 chromosome 22, fCheRos1.pri, whole genome shotgun sequence genomic DNA includes:
- the glipr1a gene encoding GLIPR1-like protein 1 — encoded protein: MGSTVEMLLLAWSILDSGVGSALLPEITDGSFIDECVREHNRARSSVSPAASNMLYMTWDDALAITARAWARRCLFEHNIYLKDVRRVHPTFPSVGENIWTGYPPSSFDATRAIKKWVDEKQHYDYGDNNCTRVCGHYTQVVWARSYKVGCAAQLCLNGVKNSGFGSKDSVIFVCNYAPAGNVNGWKPYESQGAACSGCTGTCVEGLCRGPEQTPQKGYNWTPDWDLPQATIHSNYADYHSNYVIILVVRPIALIFTFIAAYAVHHFYPNIFCYE